Proteins encoded together in one Candidatus Methylomirabilota bacterium window:
- a CDS encoding enoyl-CoA hydratase: MGGRTVLVEQTDGIATVTLNRPEARNALNLELRDDLEATLHALERDAQVRVLILRGAGEHFCAGGDVKLMRARRVTGTEGQARVEAMNRAVLALARFRTPTIAMVDGVAVGAGCNLALACDIVVAADRARFGEVFARLGLIPDGGGIYHLPRRVGLAKAKELVFTADVLEAAEAERIGLVNRVVPAGELATHTLALARRIADGPPRALALAKSLLNRAPALDLDTALGWEALGQGMMIESEDHREGLAAFFEKRPPRFTGA, from the coding sequence ATGGGCGGCAGGACCGTGCTGGTGGAGCAGACGGACGGCATCGCCACGGTGACACTGAATCGGCCGGAGGCACGGAATGCCCTCAACCTCGAGCTGCGGGACGATCTCGAGGCCACCCTCCATGCCCTCGAACGGGACGCACAGGTTCGTGTCCTCATCCTGCGCGGCGCGGGTGAGCACTTCTGCGCCGGCGGGGACGTCAAGCTCATGCGGGCCCGTCGGGTGACCGGTACGGAAGGGCAGGCTCGCGTGGAGGCGATGAACCGGGCCGTGCTGGCGCTGGCGCGCTTCCGGACCCCGACGATCGCCATGGTCGACGGCGTCGCCGTGGGTGCCGGCTGTAACTTGGCCCTGGCCTGTGACATCGTGGTGGCGGCGGATCGGGCTCGGTTCGGCGAGGTCTTCGCGCGCCTCGGCCTGATTCCCGACGGAGGCGGGATCTACCATCTGCCGCGCCGGGTGGGGCTCGCGAAGGCCAAGGAACTGGTGTTCACGGCGGACGTCCTGGAGGCCGCCGAGGCGGAGCGGATCGGCCTGGTCAACCGCGTCGTCCCGGCGGGAGAGCTGGCGACTCACACCCTGGCCCTGGCGCGCCGGATCGCCGATGGCCCGCCGCGGGCCCTGGCCCTGGCGAAATCGCTACTGAACCGGGCGCCGGCCCTCGACCTCGACACCGCCCTCGGGTGGGAGGCACTCGGCCAGGGGATGATGATCGAGTCGGAAGACCACCGGGAGGGATTGGCGGCGTTCTTCGAGAAGCGCCCGCCCCGGTTCACCGGGGCCTGA
- a CDS encoding sigma-54 dependent transcriptional regulator has protein sequence MDSILVIDDERSVRQLLSKVFAQEQVEIYTASTAAEGLQKADDADPDIILLDLRLPDASGLEVLKTLKARHPDTPVIMITGFGQVESAVEAMKHGATDYLEKPFEPLDKLRLAVGRLLDEVKAHREIQRLHQLQARMYGVDQIIGDSESTRHLRQVIRQVAQSEAQTILILGESGTGKELVAKGLHYEGARREFPFMEVNCAAITETLFESELFGHEKGSFTDAKGTKKGLMELADRGTLFLDEVSEMAPGSQAKLLRCLQERVFRRVGGTRDIKVDVRVIAATNRPLEALTREGKFREDLFYRLNVIPIAIPPLRARREDILPLARHFLVELNATFHKAIKSFTPDTERLLLAYPWPGNVRELRNLIERLVILTTSDSIEPQHLPPPFGAPADAPGVPRVSGELTTLADVERAYILQAVEKAKGNKSLAAKILGISRQTLRKKLEGA, from the coding sequence ATGGACAGCATCCTGGTCATCGACGACGAGAGAAGCGTCCGCCAGCTGCTCTCCAAGGTCTTCGCCCAAGAGCAGGTCGAAATCTACACCGCGAGCACGGCGGCGGAAGGGCTCCAGAAGGCCGACGATGCGGATCCCGACATCATCCTCCTGGACCTGCGCCTGCCCGACGCGAGCGGGCTCGAGGTCCTCAAGACACTCAAGGCCCGGCACCCCGACACTCCCGTGATCATGATCACCGGCTTCGGCCAGGTGGAGAGCGCGGTCGAGGCCATGAAGCACGGGGCGACCGACTATCTGGAGAAGCCGTTCGAGCCTCTCGACAAGCTCCGCCTGGCCGTCGGCCGCCTCCTGGACGAGGTGAAGGCGCACCGGGAGATCCAGCGCCTCCACCAGCTTCAGGCGCGCATGTACGGCGTCGACCAGATCATCGGGGACTCCGAATCGACGCGCCATCTCCGGCAGGTCATCCGGCAGGTCGCCCAGAGCGAGGCCCAGACCATTCTCATCCTCGGCGAGAGCGGAACGGGGAAGGAGCTGGTGGCCAAGGGACTCCACTACGAAGGCGCGCGCCGGGAGTTCCCCTTCATGGAGGTCAATTGCGCGGCGATCACCGAGACGCTCTTCGAGAGCGAGCTCTTCGGCCACGAGAAGGGGTCCTTCACCGACGCCAAAGGCACCAAGAAGGGCCTGATGGAGCTGGCCGACCGCGGGACACTGTTCCTGGACGAGGTGAGCGAGATGGCCCCCGGCAGCCAGGCCAAGCTCCTGCGATGCCTCCAGGAGCGCGTCTTCCGACGGGTCGGCGGCACCCGGGACATCAAGGTCGACGTCCGGGTCATCGCGGCGACCAACCGACCGCTCGAGGCGCTCACCCGGGAGGGCAAGTTTCGCGAGGACCTCTTCTACCGCCTCAACGTCATCCCCATCGCGATCCCGCCGCTCCGGGCGCGCCGGGAGGACATTCTCCCGCTGGCCCGCCACTTCCTCGTCGAGCTCAACGCGACGTTCCACAAGGCGATCAAGAGCTTCACCCCCGACACCGAGCGACTCCTCCTCGCCTACCCGTGGCCGGGCAACGTCCGGGAGCTCCGCAACCTCATCGAGCGGCTGGTGATCCTGACGACCTCCGATTCCATCGAGCCCCAGCACCTGCCTCCGCCGTTCGGGGCACCGGCCGACGCCCCGGGCGTGCCGCGGGTCTCGGGGGAGCTCACGACGCTCGCCGACGTCGAGCGCGCCTACATCCTGCAAGCCGTGGAGAAGGCCAAGGGCAACAAGAGCCTGGCCGCGAAGATCCTCGGCATCTCGCGTCAAACCCTTCGGAAGAAGCTCGAAGGCGCCTGA
- a CDS encoding beta-ketoacyl-ACP synthase III, which produces MKKAKIIGTGMAVPECVVDNHLLARCFTTSDEWITQRTGIKERRVSPSTYRFLLRLAEAPDKDAYVREVFTHGVDGEIDAALTPADLAYEASQMALKNAGLQIDDIDFIVDTTTIPEYAYPHTGCVMASKFGLTSTPVLNLQQGCAGFVYALATADAFMRIGTYERVLVVGAEMLSPMIEFSDRGRDMAVLFADGAGAVVLQAVEQSSPSGIISHHLHTDGTILDKLYGEIYGNSTFPLVSKKKIDDGRARPRMNGRSVFMQAVRRFKEVMHEALSANGLTPADVDLYLFHQANMRIIDSIADYAKIPPGKMFNNIHKYGNTSAASVPICIHEAFAEGRIKEGDLVLTAAFGTGFAWGATLLRW; this is translated from the coding sequence ATGAAGAAGGCGAAGATCATCGGGACCGGAATGGCCGTGCCGGAGTGCGTGGTGGACAACCACCTGCTGGCGCGGTGCTTCACGACGTCCGACGAGTGGATCACGCAGCGGACCGGCATCAAGGAGCGGCGCGTCTCGCCGAGCACGTACCGGTTTCTTCTCCGCCTCGCCGAGGCGCCTGACAAGGATGCCTATGTCCGCGAGGTGTTCACCCACGGCGTGGACGGCGAGATCGATGCCGCGTTGACGCCGGCCGACCTCGCCTACGAAGCCTCGCAGATGGCGTTGAAGAACGCGGGCCTCCAGATCGACGACATCGACTTCATCGTCGATACCACCACCATCCCGGAGTACGCCTACCCGCACACCGGGTGCGTGATGGCCTCGAAGTTCGGTCTCACCAGCACGCCGGTGCTGAACCTCCAGCAAGGGTGCGCCGGCTTCGTGTACGCGCTGGCCACGGCCGACGCGTTCATGCGCATCGGGACGTACGAGCGCGTGCTCGTCGTCGGCGCCGAGATGCTCTCGCCCATGATAGAGTTCTCGGACCGCGGGCGGGACATGGCCGTGTTGTTCGCCGATGGGGCCGGGGCGGTGGTGCTGCAGGCCGTAGAGCAGAGTTCCCCCAGCGGCATCATCTCCCACCACCTTCACACTGACGGCACCATCCTCGACAAGCTCTACGGCGAGATCTACGGAAACTCGACCTTCCCGCTGGTGTCGAAGAAGAAGATCGACGACGGGCGGGCGCGGCCCCGGATGAACGGCCGCTCCGTGTTCATGCAAGCCGTGCGGCGCTTCAAGGAAGTCATGCACGAAGCCCTGTCGGCCAACGGGCTCACCCCCGCCGACGTCGATCTCTACCTTTTTCATCAAGCGAACATGCGGATCATCGACTCCATCGCCGACTACGCGAAGATCCCGCCGGGGAAGATGTTCAACAACATCCACAAGTACGGCAACACCTCGGCGGCCTCGGTCCCGATCTGCATTCACGAGGCTTTCGCCGAAGGGCGGATCAAGGAGGGCGACCTCGTCCTGACCGCGGCCTTCGGGACGGGCTTCGCCTGGGGGGCGACCCTCCTCCGCTGGTAG